The following proteins come from a genomic window of Nitrosopumilaceae archaeon AB1(1):
- a CDS encoding ribonuclease H-like domain-containing protein, which translates to MTSYYLDIETTGLDEVKDKIITIQWAELERNTGKLIGDIHILKEWESDEKTMLDQFMQQTNIVSSYDFDFIPVGYNLKFEHKFILEKLYFIEFNHIINPPYYLIFNFKSNLIS; encoded by the coding sequence TTGACTAGTTATTATTTAGATATAGAGACAACGGGTTTAGATGAAGTTAAGGATAAAATTATTACAATACAGTGGGCAGAATTAGAAAGAAATACAGGGAAACTAATTGGAGATATACATATTCTAAAAGAATGGGAATCAGATGAAAAAACCATGTTAGATCAGTTTATGCAACAAACAAATATTGTTAGTAGTTATGATTTTGATTTTATACCGGTAGGATATAATTTGAAGTTTGAGCATAAATTTATTTTAGAAAAATTATATTTTATTGAATTTAATCACATTATCAATCCTCCATATTATTTAATATTTAATTTTAAATCAAATTTGATAAGTTAA
- a CDS encoding CoA-binding protein: protein MEEDPHTDEQIRGILGLKRVAVVGMSKNPEKAAHYVPKYLSENGFSITPINPTAQEILGKKCLQDVTEIDTEIDIIDVFRPSEDVLPIVEKAISKKPKVIWLQEGIHNKEAEDLAKKAGIDIVFNRCMLAEHRRLT, encoded by the coding sequence ATGGAAGAAGATCCACACACAGATGAGCAGATACGAGGCATATTAGGATTAAAGAGGGTGGCAGTAGTTGGCATGTCTAAAAATCCAGAAAAAGCAGCCCACTATGTACCAAAATATCTTTCAGAGAATGGCTTTAGCATCACTCCAATAAATCCAACTGCACAAGAAATTCTAGGTAAAAAATGCCTTCAAGATGTAACTGAGATTGATACAGAGATAGACATCATAGATGTATTTCGTCCCTCAGAAGATGTTTTACCAATAGTAGAGAAGGCAATTAGCAAAAAACCCAAAGTAATTTGGTTACAAGAGGGAATTCACAATAAAGAGGCTGAAGATTTGGCAAAGAAGGCAGGCATAGATATTGTGTTTAACAGATGTATGCTTGCCGAACATAGGCGTTTGACGTAA